In Candidatus Micrarchaeia archaeon, one DNA window encodes the following:
- a CDS encoding DUF192 domain-containing protein yields the protein MVALRVGKRIFNAEAATTLLERARGLMLSKRKNILFFFEYEGAIGIHSFFVFFPFDAVYLDGGKRVVEVVKNIRPFTFYVRNTKPAKYLLEMCEEHSIKRGDTLEWEHV from the coding sequence ATGGTTGCGCTCAGGGTTGGGAAGCGGATTTTCAATGCAGAAGCCGCAACCACGCTGCTGGAACGGGCCAGGGGGCTCATGCTCTCCAAGAGAAAGAATATCCTTTTCTTCTTTGAGTATGAGGGAGCGATAGGGATACACTCGTTTTTCGTGTTTTTCCCTTTTGACGCTGTTTATTTGGACGGGGGGAAGCGGGTTGTGGAAGTTGTGAAGAATATACGTCCATTCACGTTTTACGTAAGGAACACCAAGCCTGCGAAGTATCTTTTGGAGATGTGCGAGGAACACAGTATCAAACGCGGGGATACGCTGGAGTGGGAGCATGTTTGA